Part of the Mycobacteriales bacterium genome is shown below.
TCGGAGCGTTCGGTGCGCAACTCGTGCAGCTCCACACCGGCCGTGAAGGCGTGGTGACCCACGGCGGCGGCGTCGAGGCCGCTCACCCGGACCGTGCCCGGCTCCACATTCACCACCTGGGCATTGTCGGCGAGCACCTTCGCGAGCACCTCGACCTGAGGGCTGCGGACGAACACCGACTCGCCGACCCCGGCCGACAGCTCCGTGATCGTGCCCTGCTTGACCAGCTGTCCGCGGGAGAGGATGACGACCCGGTCGACCGTCTGCTCGACCTCGGACAGGAGGTGGCTCGACACCAGGACGGTGCGCCCCTGGGTCGCGAGGTGGCGCAGGAAGCGGCGCAGCCAGGTGATCCCCTCCGGGTCGAGGCCGTTCGCCGGCTCGTCGAGGATCAGGACGCCGGGGTCGCCGATCATGGCGAAGGCGAGCCCGAGCCGCTGCCGCATGCCGAGCGAGTAGCCCTTGACCCGACGTCGCGCCGAGTCGGTGAGGCCGACCAGGTCGAGCGTCTCGTCGGCCCGGGAGGCCGGCAGCCCGGCGGCGGTGCAGTAGACCCGCAGGTGGTCGCGCGCGGTCCGGCCGGGATGGAAGCTGGCCGCCTCGAGCACCGCGCCGACCGTGCGCAGCGGGTCGTGCAGCTGGACGTAGCGCTGGCCGCCGATGGTGGCCGCGCCGTCCGTGGGGGTCACGAGGCCGAGCAGCATCCGCAGGGTCGTGGTCTTGCCTGCGCCGTTCGGCCCGAGGAACCCGGTGACCGAGCCGGGCTCCACGGTGAAGCTGAGGTTGTCGACTGCGCGGATCTGGCCAAATGTCTTCGTCAGCCCGGATACGACGATCCGGCCGGCGTCCTGGTCCACCCCGAATTCCCCTCCCTGGTGACACCGTGAGGGGTCATCCTGTCAGAAACCGGGCCCTGACAGGTGACCGGGTGGGGCAGCTCTCAGCGGGCTCTCAGCGGACCGCTGCGCCGAGGTCGGCGAGCATGCGCTGCGCCGCGTTGTGTCCCGCGCAGCCGATCACCGAGCCCGCGGGGTGGCACCCGGCGGCGCCGGCGTAGACGCCGGGCACGCCCGTGTCGTAGGGCATCCGGTCGACGAACGAGATTGAGTTGTCGACGTGGAAGATGTTGCCGCCGGTGATCCCGAACCGGGCGGTGATCTCGGGCGGCGTCAGAGCGTCGACGTCGACCACGCTCGCGCGGGTCCCCGGGGCGTAGGCCTCGACCAGGTCGAGCAGCCGATCGACGTACGCCGCCTTCTCCGCCGGCCAGGACGAGCCGGCCGGCTCGTGCGGCACCCCCTGGACGAACAGCGCGCTGGAGTGCCGGCCCGCGTCGTCGCGCAGGGACGGATCGAGGGTGGAGTGCAGGTACCACTCCACCGGGGGCGTCGCGGGGAGTCGGCCGGCGGTGCCGTCGGCGAAGGCCGCGCGCACCGCGTCGAGCATGTCCGCGTCCGGGACAGGGGGAAGCAGGTGCACCGTGGTGCCGTGCTGGCCGCGGTCCTCGGGCAGCGCCGCGAACCGGGGCAGGCCGGCCAGGGCCAGGTTGACCTTCATCGTCTGCCCGCCGGAGCGGGCCGCCAGGTCGGCCACCCGGCCGGTCAGCGCGGGCGGGGCGTGGCTGTCGAGCAGGTCCGGCAGCCGGAACGGATCGGTGGCGACCAGCACGGCGCGGGCCGGGACGTCGTCGCCGTCGACGAGGGACACCCCCGACGCGGCACCCCGATCGACGACGATCCGCTCCACCGCCGCGCCGGTCCGGATCCGCGCTCCGGCGGCAATGGCACGCTCGGCGAGCGTCCGGGTGACCGTGCCCATCCCGCCCCGCACGACCATCCAGGTGCCGCCGGCGCCCGGCAGCCGGCACATGTTGTGCACGAGCAGGTTGTGCCCCGACCCGGGTGACCACGGCGAGCCGGTCAGCCCGGGCATGCCGTCGGTGACGGCGTACATCGCCAGGACGGTCTGGGAGGCGAAGCCGAACCGGGAGAGGTAGTCGACGGCGCTGCCGCGGACCAGGCCGGCGAACGTGTCCTGCAGACCTGGCCGGACGTAGCGCTCCGCCGTCTCCTCGACGGTCAGGGGTGGCGCGAGCCACGCGGGCGCGACGTCGGCGGCGAGTGCGGTGATCTCGGCGGCGAGCGCGTCGTCGGCGCGGGCGTCGGCCTCGGTGAAGAAGTCGGTGAACTGGCGGCGGCTCGCCGCGCGGTCGGCGCCCAGCAGCAGCGACCGTCCGTCGAGGGTCGGCATGAAGTAGTGCGGGTCGCGGCGCACCAGCGGCAGGTCGAGATCGAGGAGCGTGAGCAATTCGGGGGGCATCAGCCCGAGCAGGTAGGCGCCGGTCGACGCGGCCAGGCCGGGGGCCCGGGTGAACGGGTGTTCGGTGCGGCACGCGCCACCGATGACGTCGGCCCGCTCGAGCACCTCGACGCTCAGCCCGGCGCGGGCCAGCAGGGTCGCGGCGACGAGGCCGTTGTGTCCGGCGCCGACGACCACGACGTCGACACCGGTGGGGTGCGCGGACATGTGCTCTGCCTACCACGTCCCGGAGTCCTCCGATGGCTCCGCGGAGCTCCCTCCCGTCCCTTGACACGCGGGGAGCGCTCTGCTCAGCTGGGCCCTCGAAACATCGGGTGTCTGATCCGCCGGACGAGTCGAGGAGAACGGGCCGACATGGTCGAGCACAGGCAGCAGCAGCCGGACTGGAGCCGATTCGAGCGGCCCGTGCCGGACTGGTTCCGCGATGCGAAGCTGGGCATCTTCATCCACTGGGGCCTCTACTCGGTGCCGGCGTGGGCCGAGCCGACCGGCGAGCTCGGTGCGGTCGACGAGGCGACCTGGTTCCGGCACAACCCCTACGCCGAGTGGTACTGGAACACGATCAGGTTTCCCGACAGCCCGGCCCGGGCCCACCACACGGCGACCTACGGCGATGCGCCGTACGACGACTTCCTCGACGCGTGGGATGCGCGCGACTTCGACCCGAAGGAGTGGGCGGCGCTGTTCGCCCGGACCGGAGCGCGTTACGTCGTCCCCACCACCAAGCACCACGACGGCGTCACGCTGTGGGACGCCCCCGGCACCGGCGGGCGCAACACCGTGCAGCGCGGACCGCGCCGTGATCTCGTCGCCGACCTCGAGGCCGCGGTACGCGGCGCGGGGATGCGGTTCGGCGTCTACTACTCGGGCGGTCTGGACTGGAACGTGACCGACCTGCCGCCGCTGGACAGCTTTACCGCGGTCAATGACACCGGGCGGCCCAAGGACGCGGCGTACGCCGCCTATGCGGCGCTGCACGTGCGCGACCTCATCGACCGCTACCGGCCGGACGTGCTGTGGAACGACATCGAGTGGCCGGACGCGGGAAAGCACGCGGGTTCGCTGGGACTGGCCGAGGTGTTCCAGCACTACTACGGGGCCGTGCCCGACGGTGTCGTGAACGACCGCTGGGGCGCCACGCACTGGGACTACCGCACGACTGAATACCAGCACGGCGCGGAGAACGAGTCGACCCAGGCGTGGCAGAGCTGCCGCGGGATCGGGCTGTCGTTCGGCTACAACCAGGTCGAGGACGAGTCGCACTACCTCGACGGCCGGGCCGTCGTACGCCATCTCGTCGACGTGGTGTCCCGCGACGGCAACCTGCTGCTCGACGTCGGTCCCACCGCCGAGGGTCGGATCCCCGATCTGCAGCGTCGGTCGCTCGAGGCGCTGGCCGACTGGATGGCGGTCAACGCCGGGGCCATCCACGGCACGCGGCCGCTCGACGCCGCCGTCGGTACGCCGTCGGATCAGCCGTGGGTCCGGTGGACGCAGCGCGACGGGGCGGCGTATGCGATCGTCGACGCCGCTGGGCGGGTCGCACTCGACGCGTCACCAGAGCGGCTCGACACCGAGTCCGCCGCCGTGCTCGGCGCCGGCCCGGTGCCCGTCAAGGTGCAGGACCGGTCGGTCGTCGTCGACCTGCCGGATTCTGCTGCTGCGGCACCGGTCGTGGTCCGCTTCGCGGTGCGCTGACGGCGTCGGGGCGGGTGCTCAGGCGGGCTCGTCGGACCACCGGATGGTCGCGCCCAGCGTGCGACCGGCGCCGTCGGCGAGGACTCGTTCGAAGAACTTCGGTGCTTCGGACGCGTGCAACCGGTCGGTGATGGTCTCGTCCCACCGCAGCCGGCCCTGCGCCATCGAGTCCAGGACCGCCCGCCGGAACGGCCGGTAGCCGTCGTCGCAGGGGAAGACCATGCGGAGCCGCCGGCTGTGCGCCGCCAGGAACTCGAAGGACACCGGCCCGTCGCCGTAATTTCCCTGCCAGACGAAGCAACCCAACTGCCGGCACAGCCGGATGCCGAGGTCGACCGATGATCCGTGGCCGGTCGATTCGAAGACGAAGTCCGCACCGGCGCCGTCGGTGAGCCGGCGCACCTCGGCGTCGACATCGACCTGCGTTGCATCGAGCACCGTGTGCGCGCCGAGCCGCCGCGCCACCTCGAGCGGCTCCGCCCGCAGGTCGACGGCCGTAACCCGTGCGCCGCGGGCCGCACAGGCCGCCACGACGGCGAGTCCGACCATGCCGACGCCGAGTACGACGACCGAGGCGCCGACGTGGACGCCCGCCATGTCGGTGCCCTTCAGGCCGACCGCGGGGACGACGAACATGCTGGCGAGGTCGTCGGAAACGCCGTCGGGCACGATGTCCGCCCCGTGGTCGCCGGTCGGGTCGAGTACGGCGACGGACGCGTGCACTCCGGCGGCGCAGTTCAGTGGTTGTCCGCTCTGCTCGAGGAGCAGTTCGGCGTTGCGCCGGTAGTAGACGCGGTCTCCGACGTCGAATCCGGTGACGTCGGCGCCGACATCGGTGACCCGTCCCACGCCCATGTAACCGGTGACGATCGGGAAGTCACCCCAGTCGAGCTTCCCGGACAGCACCGCGAATTCGGTGCCGATGCTGACCCCGGACCACGTGGTGCGGATGGCGATCGTCGACGGCCCGAACGGCGCGGTGAGCACCTGCTCGAGGTCGAACCGGCCGCCTTCCCTGGCGACGAGCGCCTGCCCGGCGATTCTCGATCCCGGTGACGACTGGGCTGTCATTGTCTGCTTACCCCTTCGAGTACGGCGACGACCTCAGCTGAACGTGACGATTGCCTTGACGACATCTCCGCGGGCGATGTCGGAGAACGCGCTCGTGATGTCGGTCAGTGGATAGCGGTGGGTGAGGAAGGTGTCCTTGTCGAGGATTCCTCCGTCGACCATGCGTACGACGCCTGGGAGAACGGCCGCTTCGTCGGTGCTCGCGACAGTGACGGTCGCGTCGCGCGGGCCGGCCATGAGGTCGAGTGCGGCGAGATCCTCCGGCGCGCTGTAGACCACTTCACGTCCGCCCCGGCGCAACCACCGGTAGGCGCGGCCGACCATCGGCGCCGCACCGGAGGCCTCGAAGACGACGTCGAGGCCGCCGAGATCGCCGGCGACCGCTTCGGGTCCGCCGTCGGCTTCCAGGACGGCGATGTCGGCGCCGAGGCGCCTGGCCAACTCGAGCCGCTCCGGTCGACGGCCGACGATCATCACCGGGCCTGCTCCGAGGAGCTTCGCGTAGGCGACGAAGGACAGCCCGGCGATGCCGGTGCCGACCACGCCGACCTTCCGCCGCAGGACCGGGACCGGGCAGATGACGCTGAACGTCTCGCTGAAGCTGATCCCCAGGGCGACGCTCTCGGGGTCGGTGGCAGGGGGGAAGAACACCTGGGAGAACGTCGGCGACCCGGGCTGCGCGGGCTGGTCCGCCCGCAGCGCCTGCCAGTCGGTGACGACACCGAACTCCGCGAGGCCACCCCAGTGCTGCTGCAGTCCGACCGGCGCGCGACCGGGCGGGTAGGCGCTGGCCCGGGTCACGAGCGCGCCGACCTCGATGTGCCGCACCCGTGATCCCCGCTTGACCACCCGGCCGACCGACTCGTGGCCGAGGATGCTCGGGTAGCCCACGCCGCCGCGGAAGGTGCCGAGTCGCAACATCTTGTCGGTGCTCGAGCAGATGCCGCAGGCCACCATTTCGACGAGCGCGTCGTGATCGCCGATCTCCGGGTCGGGCACCTCCGTGACCGATCCCTTTCCCGGGCCCTCCATCACGTAGGCCAGCATCTCGACGCGGTCCTTTCTAGGGAGAGAGTGCGGTGCCGAGCGAGTCGGCGCCGAACAGTTTGGGGACGCTGTCCTCGTAGAACACGTCGACATCGGTGATGGTGAATCCCGCGGCGGTCAACTCGTCGACGATCCGGCGGGTGAGATGACATCCGCCGAACACCCGCTTCTGTAGCGGTTCGAAGCGTCGTTGCTGGCGGCGTACCTTCTCATCCGGTGCCAGTCCGTGCTCGACGAAGTGCAGGCTGCCGCCGGGTTTGAGGACCCGGCGGACCTCGCCGAGGGCGGCGGGTAGATCGGGGATGGTGCAGAGCGTCCACGTCGACAGGGCGGCGTCGAACGTGTCGTCGGCGTACGGCAACAACTGACCGTCCAACCCGGAGCGCTGCACGGGGACATTCGTCGCGTCGACCCGCTTCTCGGCGAGGTGCCAGCCGAGGTCGGACGGCTCGACCGCGGCGACGCGGGCGACGGGCGCCGGATAGAACGGCACGTTGAGTCCGGAGCCGAAGCCGATCTCGACGACGTCGCCGGTGAGTCCGGCGCAGACGCGTGCACGCAGCGGGCGGGACACCTTTGCGCCGCAGGCGACATTGATGATGCGCGGGAGGACCCGCTCTCTGTAGAAACCCATGACCAGCCTCCTGAGGCAACGCTAGCCGGTGGCAGGACTCGGCCGGCGGCCTGTGCCGGAGGCGTGTGGAAGGCTCTCCGTCGTGGCCGTACGCATCCGGGCGAACGTGGAGGGCGCACCTGGCGCCGCACCCCGGCGCGCGCGGATCGCGGTCTCCTACGTCTTCGCGGCGCACGGCCTGTTGTTCGGGTCGTGGGCACCCCGCATCCCCGAGGTGAAGTCGAGCCTCGGCCTCTCGCCCGGACTGCTCGGCATCGCCCTGCTCGCGCCCGCGGCCGGGTCGTTGCTGACGATGCCGCTGGCCGGCGCCGCGGCCTCGCGGGTGGGCAGCGCCCGGGCGACGCAGGTGGTCTTCGTGGCGTACTGCCTGCT
Proteins encoded:
- a CDS encoding ABC transporter ATP-binding protein, with the protein product MDQDAGRIVVSGLTKTFGQIRAVDNLSFTVEPGSVTGFLGPNGAGKTTTLRMLLGLVTPTDGAATIGGQRYVQLHDPLRTVGAVLEAASFHPGRTARDHLRVYCTAAGLPASRADETLDLVGLTDSARRRVKGYSLGMRQRLGLAFAMIGDPGVLILDEPANGLDPEGITWLRRFLRHLATQGRTVLVSSHLLSEVEQTVDRVVILSRGQLVKQGTITELSAGVGESVFVRSPQVEVLAKVLADNAQVVNVEPGTVRVSGLDAAAVGHHAFTAGVELHELRTERSDLEQIFFQLTGGAGEAGAQPGSPPAAAGDTAPASTYGQQGGNG
- a CDS encoding NAD(P)/FAD-dependent oxidoreductase; amino-acid sequence: MSAHPTGVDVVVVGAGHNGLVAATLLARAGLSVEVLERADVIGGACRTEHPFTRAPGLAASTGAYLLGLMPPELLTLLDLDLPLVRRDPHYFMPTLDGRSLLLGADRAASRRQFTDFFTEADARADDALAAEITALAADVAPAWLAPPLTVEETAERYVRPGLQDTFAGLVRGSAVDYLSRFGFASQTVLAMYAVTDGMPGLTGSPWSPGSGHNLLVHNMCRLPGAGGTWMVVRGGMGTVTRTLAERAIAAGARIRTGAAVERIVVDRGAASGVSLVDGDDVPARAVLVATDPFRLPDLLDSHAPPALTGRVADLAARSGGQTMKVNLALAGLPRFAALPEDRGQHGTTVHLLPPVPDADMLDAVRAAFADGTAGRLPATPPVEWYLHSTLDPSLRDDAGRHSSALFVQGVPHEPAGSSWPAEKAAYVDRLLDLVEAYAPGTRASVVDVDALTPPEITARFGITGGNIFHVDNSISFVDRMPYDTGVPGVYAGAAGCHPAGSVIGCAGHNAAQRMLADLGAAVR
- a CDS encoding alpha-L-fucosidase; the encoded protein is MVEHRQQQPDWSRFERPVPDWFRDAKLGIFIHWGLYSVPAWAEPTGELGAVDEATWFRHNPYAEWYWNTIRFPDSPARAHHTATYGDAPYDDFLDAWDARDFDPKEWAALFARTGARYVVPTTKHHDGVTLWDAPGTGGRNTVQRGPRRDLVADLEAAVRGAGMRFGVYYSGGLDWNVTDLPPLDSFTAVNDTGRPKDAAYAAYAALHVRDLIDRYRPDVLWNDIEWPDAGKHAGSLGLAEVFQHYYGAVPDGVVNDRWGATHWDYRTTEYQHGAENESTQAWQSCRGIGLSFGYNQVEDESHYLDGRAVVRHLVDVVSRDGNLLLDVGPTAEGRIPDLQRRSLEALADWMAVNAGAIHGTRPLDAAVGTPSDQPWVRWTQRDGAAYAIVDAAGRVALDASPERLDTESAAVLGAGPVPVKVQDRSVVVDLPDSAAAAPVVVRFAVR
- a CDS encoding zinc-binding dehydrogenase, which encodes MTAQSSPGSRIAGQALVAREGGRFDLEQVLTAPFGPSTIAIRTTWSGVSIGTEFAVLSGKLDWGDFPIVTGYMGVGRVTDVGADVTGFDVGDRVYYRRNAELLLEQSGQPLNCAAGVHASVAVLDPTGDHGADIVPDGVSDDLASMFVVPAVGLKGTDMAGVHVGASVVVLGVGMVGLAVVAACAARGARVTAVDLRAEPLEVARRLGAHTVLDATQVDVDAEVRRLTDGAGADFVFESTGHGSSVDLGIRLCRQLGCFVWQGNYGDGPVSFEFLAAHSRRLRMVFPCDDGYRPFRRAVLDSMAQGRLRWDETITDRLHASEAPKFFERVLADGAGRTLGATIRWSDEPA
- a CDS encoding zinc-binding dehydrogenase, with translation MLAYVMEGPGKGSVTEVPDPEIGDHDALVEMVACGICSSTDKMLRLGTFRGGVGYPSILGHESVGRVVKRGSRVRHIEVGALVTRASAYPPGRAPVGLQQHWGGLAEFGVVTDWQALRADQPAQPGSPTFSQVFFPPATDPESVALGISFSETFSVICPVPVLRRKVGVVGTGIAGLSFVAYAKLLGAGPVMIVGRRPERLELARRLGADIAVLEADGGPEAVAGDLGGLDVVFEASGAAPMVGRAYRWLRRGGREVVYSAPEDLAALDLMAGPRDATVTVASTDEAAVLPGVVRMVDGGILDKDTFLTHRYPLTDITSAFSDIARGDVVKAIVTFS
- a CDS encoding class I SAM-dependent methyltransferase → MGFYRERVLPRIINVACGAKVSRPLRARVCAGLTGDVVEIGFGSGLNVPFYPAPVARVAAVEPSDLGWHLAEKRVDATNVPVQRSGLDGQLLPYADDTFDAALSTWTLCTIPDLPAALGEVRRVLKPGGSLHFVEHGLAPDEKVRRQQRRFEPLQKRVFGGCHLTRRIVDELTAAGFTITDVDVFYEDSVPKLFGADSLGTALSP